The stretch of DNA ATTTGGGCCGATATGTATTCGGAGCACCACGATTTACTAGAGGAAGATCGTCTGATCTATGCTATTTTAACAATAGATCGCCGTAGTGATTCCCTCCGTCTCTCTTGTCGTTGGATGAGAGATTTATCCACGGTCAATGATACAGTGATCGCAGAATGCGATGAAGTTTATGACAGACTCAAAAGTCAAAAAACTTACTCTTCTATGAAAAAATCTTCAACAGGACGGCCGCAAGCAATGGCAAAAAAAGAAGAAACTAAACAAATTCCGCCTGTAACCATCTCCCTAGATCTAAACAAGTTGCGACACAGTCACTTATGCATTTTGAAAGGATTGATACGCAAACATTCTGGATCTCGAGCCCTCTCCCTAGTGTTCACAAAAAATAACCAACGAGTCGCTTCGATTTCTCCTGATACAGATTTTTTTGTCTCAGAAGATATCTCATCCTTTCTTAAAGAAATGGAAACGACAAATATCCCTGCTCGCGTTCTAGCAACTTCTGTGTAAGCGCTATCTTTGAATAGTAAAAAGGGTTTGTATCCTCCATTGACAGTGTAAAAAAAAGTCTTTACCATCCTGAGGAATTTGTTTTTTTGGGATCAGATACTTACAATGAAAACTATTCTCGCTACTGCATGTCTCATCTTATGCACCTTTTCTTCCTGCTGTGCTAAGGGAGTTTACGGAACACGTACTAAACTAGTTTGTGATGAAACAACTCAACCTAAACACTCTCCAGAAGAGTATTTCTGTAAGGGAGAGCGTAAGTTAAATGAAAAACAATACCTTGAAGCACAACAATATTTTAGTCTAATTCAACGGCATTTCCCGAAACATCCTTTATGTGAGCGAGCTCACCTGTATGCTAAATTGTGCGCAATGGAATTAGATCAGGCGCAGCTTCCCTCAAGCACTCTTACACGATATGTCCCTTCAAATCCCTCTGACTCTTATTCTAAACCTTTAGCACCCGTTTATGTACTCAGTCATCCTCTGATACAACATAAAGCTTCACTTCTTCGAAATAAAAAAACGAATTCTAAAGTATTCCGCGAGTGCCTTAAGGAAGTTTCTTTAGGCATTTGTTATGAAGCGACACGCGATCTTGCTCTCAAAAACGTCTCTATTCAAACTCCTTTAATGCAGGCAGAATGTCCTCATCTCACAGGCCCCAAGATTGTTGTTGTCCCAGTATTAAGAGCTGGGCTCGGAATGGTTGATGGCTTTCTTTCTCTAGTGCCCACCGCTAAAGTAGGCGTAATAGGCATGAGTCGCGATCATGAGACATTCCAAGCCTCGGCTTACTGCTGTAAACTTCCAGAAGACATCTCTGATTGTCTCGTATTCATCGTGGATCCAATGTTAGCAACAGGCGGATCAGCATCAGCAACTATTCAACTTGTAAAAGAACATGGAGCTAAAAATATTACCTTACTCAATGTTTTAGCCGTTCCAGAAGGGATCGAACGCATTCAAAAAGATCATCCTGATGTAACCGTTTACGTAGCGTCTCTAGACGAAAAATTGAATGAAGTTGCCTACATTCTTCCTGGTTTAGGTGATGCAGGAGATCGTTTCTGCGGAACATCTAATCCATCATAATCTATTGGCTAGAAGAACAGAGAATAACGAGGGCGGAGACTGTTCCACCCTCTTCTTTTAAAGGAGAGAAAAAGAGCTGTCGTTAAGCAAAGACTTAAAGAGATGGCAGAACCGCTATTGACGATGAGAAGGGGAAAAATCGAAAGGCTTTCCTGTAATGGCATTAATATATTCAACCCGAACGCTGCTATCTGAGGCGGCAATAGAAACTTTGTATACAGGAACCTGAATACGCTCGGAACTTAAGATAAAGAAGTTATCTCCAAAGATCATCTCTACTAAATTTTGAATACGATCTTCAGGGTATACAACTGAGCAAACCGAAGATCCTTTGGGTTTATCTAACCAAACAGGAGAAGAATTGAACACAGTCATACATCCTTTAATTGGCTGCGCCTGCTGGAAATGGCTGTAAATCAAGTTATCATGAGTAAAGATGAGTTTTTTCTTCTGACAAGCACGAATTACCCGATCGGCACACATATTCCGCATAGATAAAGCTTGAGAAAGCTGTTCTTTTGGAGCCGCTCCCCCCATACCAGCCAAAACCTGCATTAATTGCACGTCTTGTTTTCCTGCTTTCAACATTAAGCATTCTCTAAATCCTTTAGAGTATGTCCAAGAAGCTGTGTTTAACACCATCTCTCCATTAGACAAGCTCCATAGAACAGTACCTTCATGACTTCCAGCACGCTTGTCTTCTTCTCCAGAAAAGCGGACTCGCATAAGAACGTGTGGAACGAAAAGCAATTCAGCAGAAGCCTTTTCTTTAGCAAACATTGCTAAGACTTGTTCTTCAGATACCCGTCTTTCAAACACACACAAACGCTCTTTCCCAGAAATTTTACGAACGAGTTGAGAACCTTTCTCAAAAAGCTCTACTCCATAATCTATCGCAAATTGTTTGATTCTATGTGAATAAGGGATCTTTTCCCAAAAGACAATAGAACTAAAAATCGCTACAACAAAAACAAGTTTCTTCATAAACGAACCTTTTTATTTATTTTAATAAATAAAAACTGTAATGCCAAACAAATTTTTTGTTCTTTGTTAAACAATGGCTGTAAGAGATTTGACAAATTCTCTTTTTCTTTTTTATGATGACGCTTTGTTATCGTTATCTTGGCGTCTAATTATGAGAGTCATTTTGAGAGCGCTTTGCTTGTTGTTCTTGTTGCCCTGTTGTTGTTATGCGCGAGTGCCCTCTTTCGAACCTTTCTTAGGCACTATGTCTCCTAAAAAGTACTCTCCTAAATATGCTCCCGAACTGTATTTCGAAAAGGGAGACCAGTACTTTCAAGCTAAAAAATTTAAGCAAGCTCTTCTCTGTTTCGGGATGATCACTCATCACTTCCCGGAACATGTTCTGTATTCCAAAGCGCAATTCCTTACCGGGCTTTGTTACCTTGAAATGGGCCACCCAGATTTAGCAGATAAAGCACTATTACAATATCAAGCGCTCTCCGATACAGAATACTCAGACCAATTATTCGCGATTAAGTATTCTATCGCACAAAGTTTCGCTAACGGGAAGCGTAAAAATATCGTTGCTTTAGAAGGATTCCCTAAGTTACTGAATGCGGATGCAGATGCTTTACGTATTTTTGATGAAATTGTGACAGCTTCTTCTGATGAGAATCTTAAAGCTTCTGCTCTTTACTCAAAGGGAGCGCTTTTATTTGCTCAAAAAGAATACACAGAAGCAATCAAGACCTTAAAAAAGGTTTCACTCCAATTCTCTTCCCACGAGCTTTCCCCAAAAGCTTTTACTTTGATTGCTAAAATTTACTGCCTACAAGCCTTGCAAGAACCTTACAACGAACAATATCTGCAAGCTGCACGAGAAAATGCTAGCGCTTTACAAAAACAACACCCCTCACATCCTAGTAATACAGAAGTTGCTAACTATATCCGACGCATGAGCGAAGCCTATGCTTCGTGCCTGTATTCAACAGGACGTTTTTACGAGAAAAAACGAAAAGCCTCTTCTGCAAAAATTTATTACTCAATAGCATTGGAGAATTTCCCCAATACGTCTTATGTCGCAAAATGTAATAGACGATTAGAAAAGCTTTCTAAATACGTTAGTTAAGCAAACAGAAAGACAGTTATGCTTAAGCTCTATTGGTTATACAGCTTCATTTTTTGTGCATTCTTCTTGTCTTCTTGCGGTTACACTCTGATCTCTCCTTACACAGGGGGAAAACAACACCCTATATCCCAAGGTATTTATGTTTGCCCTATAGCAGAAGATTCTTTAGGAGAGGTCGTTGCTGCACTCTCTTATGAGCTGGAAAAACGCTGTCTCAGAACACGATCGCAACAATCTGCTGCAGACTATTCGCTTAAAGTTCTGCTTTTTAATGAAACAGATGAAAATATCGGCTTTACCTATACCCCTAAAAAATCAGGAGAAAAAACTGCCAAACACTTCATCGTCTCTAACGAAGGTCGGTTGGCTTTATCAGCCAAAGTACAACTCATAAAAAACCGCACCCAAGAAGTATTAGTAGAAAAGTGTTTAAGAGAATCCGTCACATTTGACTTTCAACCAGACTTAGGCACTGCAAATGCCCATCAATTAGCGCTTGGGCAATTTGAGATGCACAATGAAGCTATCAAAAGCGCTTCTCATACATTGTATTCCAAATTAGCTAAGACCATTGTACAACAGGTATATTATGACCTCTTCTGAAGGAGAACAGGTTTTCCCTGCAGTATTACAAGAACTCTATACTATGCTCGATTTTGTAAAACGAGCTGGCACGCACTGTAATTGTCCTAAAGAAAAATTAGCAAAGTTAGAACTGGCCTGCGAAGAGCTTCTCTTAAATATCATCAATCATGCCTATAGATCCCTACCCTCCCCCGGATGGATCCGTATTCTTTGCACAGAAACCCCAGATGCTCTTCTGGTTCGAATCACAGATCATGGCCCAGCTTTCAACCCCATCACCGCCTCTCCAGACCTCCTGCAACTCGATCTTCCCGTTGAGCAGCGAAAAATCGGGGGATTAGGAATATTTCTTGCTAAACATTCTGTGGATGTTTTTGATTATGAAAGAGTCAATGATACGAATGTCGTCACGTTAACGCAGTTTACGAAACCTCAAAACTCGTAACACCTCGTGTTATTGAGGAGGAAACAGAGTCCTTAACTCGTTTTCCGTATCACGGATATCGTATAAATACCGTCGCAAAGCCTCTAAAATGAGGCTAGAATTGTTGTATTGCCCAGAAGCCTCAAAAGCTAATTCAGGAGAAATTTCCGAACCGTGATTTACAGCAATATAGCCGCGAGTAACAGCTTCCCCATTAACTAGCGAAGGCACTAACCACACAGCAAAATTTTGGTTAAATAAAGTGAGTTTATCTGGAGATTCTGATACGATGAAGTCGTTGACTGCGCCATCAGCAAGCCCCTCAGCTTTAAAATCTAAAGCCGAACGCGCTAGAACATCAGAAATATCCAAAAAACCTTCTGGAAACGCTGTATTGTAATTTGCTATTGAGTGACGAAAAAATTTTTCTAAAAAATCTGAACTCACCGCAATTTCTCCTTTTCAAAGGGTAATTTTTTATTGAAGGCACCGTCAAGAGCTTTTTTTTCTATTCATAAGTGGGAGTCCTTAAAAAGCAGACCATCAGCAGGTTCTATGCGTATTTTTTCCGTGTTGTGTCGATTCTTTGTCTGCTTCATCTCTTTTTACCCACACTCCCTACCTTTGTTCGCCGAAGCCCCTTCAATTTCTACCAAAGGAATCGCTGCAGCGGTAGTCCATGCAAATTCTGGCGTTGTGCTTAAAGAAAAAAATCTAAATCAAACGATTTTCCCAGCAAGCATGACAAAAATTGCCACAGCCTTGCTCATATTAAGACAATACCCAGATGTTTTAACTCGATTCATTACTGTCCGCCGAGAACCACTAACCTCCATTACCCCTCAAGCAAAACGCCAATCTGGATATCGTAGTCCACCTCACTGGCTGGAAACGGATGGCTCGACTATCCAGCTAAAAGCAAAAGAAGAAGTCTCTGGCTGGGATCTTTTGCATGCGCTTCTTATTAGCTCTGCCAATGATGCCGCAAATGTTTTAGCGGACGCCTGCTGCAAAAGCGTCCCCGCTTTCATGCGTCAGCTCAATGATTTTTTAAAAGAACTGGGATGTCAAAACACCCATTTTAACTCTCCTCACGGACTTCATCACCCAGACCACTATACTACGGCAAGAGATCTAGCGATCATTATGAAAGAAGCTTTAAAAGAGCCTCTTTTTCGACAGGTCATTCGTACAGTCTCTTACACCATGGAAGCTACAAACTTAAGCCCTGAAAGGGTTCTTTCTTCCACGAATCGCCTTCTTTCCTCGTCCTCTACTTACTTTTACCCTCCCTGTCTAGGAGGAAAAACTGGGACAACAAAAAGTGCAGGGAAAAATATTGTTTTTGCAGCAGAAAAGAATTCCCGTTCTATTATCGTCGTAGTAGCAGGATATTTTGGTCCCGCCGAACAACTTTATCAAGATGCTATTGCTTTATGCGAAGATCTATTCAATGAGCAACCTCTCCGATGTTTTCTAATTTCCCCAGGCAGTCTGTACCCTGTACAAACCAAATTAGGAACGATAACAGCTCCCGTATCCCAAGGTATTTATTACGACTTTTATCCTTCTGAAGGAG from Chlamydia suis encodes:
- the upp gene encoding uracil phosphoribosyltransferase, yielding MKTILATACLILCTFSSCCAKGVYGTRTKLVCDETTQPKHSPEEYFCKGERKLNEKQYLEAQQYFSLIQRHFPKHPLCERAHLYAKLCAMELDQAQLPSSTLTRYVPSNPSDSYSKPLAPVYVLSHPLIQHKASLLRNKKTNSKVFRECLKEVSLGICYEATRDLALKNVSIQTPLMQAECPHLTGPKIVVVPVLRAGLGMVDGFLSLVPTAKVGVIGMSRDHETFQASAYCCKLPEDISDCLVFIVDPMLATGGSASATIQLVKEHGAKNITLLNVLAVPEGIERIQKDHPDVTVYVASLDEKLNEVAYILPGLGDAGDRFCGTSNPS
- a CDS encoding tetratricopeptide repeat protein; this translates as MRVILRALCLLFLLPCCCYARVPSFEPFLGTMSPKKYSPKYAPELYFEKGDQYFQAKKFKQALLCFGMITHHFPEHVLYSKAQFLTGLCYLEMGHPDLADKALLQYQALSDTEYSDQLFAIKYSIAQSFANGKRKNIVALEGFPKLLNADADALRIFDEIVTASSDENLKASALYSKGALLFAQKEYTEAIKTLKKVSLQFSSHELSPKAFTLIAKIYCLQALQEPYNEQYLQAARENASALQKQHPSHPSNTEVANYIRRMSEAYASCLYSTGRFYEKKRKASSAKIYYSIALENFPNTSYVAKCNRRLEKLSKYVS
- a CDS encoding LPS assembly lipoprotein LptE; the encoded protein is MLKLYWLYSFIFCAFFLSSCGYTLISPYTGGKQHPISQGIYVCPIAEDSLGEVVAALSYELEKRCLRTRSQQSAADYSLKVLLFNETDENIGFTYTPKKSGEKTAKHFIVSNEGRLALSAKVQLIKNRTQEVLVEKCLRESVTFDFQPDLGTANAHQLALGQFEMHNEAIKSASHTLYSKLAKTIVQQVYYDLF
- a CDS encoding ATP-binding protein codes for the protein MTSSEGEQVFPAVLQELYTMLDFVKRAGTHCNCPKEKLAKLELACEELLLNIINHAYRSLPSPGWIRILCTETPDALLVRITDHGPAFNPITASPDLLQLDLPVEQRKIGGLGIFLAKHSVDVFDYERVNDTNVVTLTQFTKPQNS
- a CDS encoding D-alanyl-D-alanine carboxypeptidase family protein, giving the protein MRIFSVLCRFFVCFISFYPHSLPLFAEAPSISTKGIAAAVVHANSGVVLKEKNLNQTIFPASMTKIATALLILRQYPDVLTRFITVRREPLTSITPQAKRQSGYRSPPHWLETDGSTIQLKAKEEVSGWDLLHALLISSANDAANVLADACCKSVPAFMRQLNDFLKELGCQNTHFNSPHGLHHPDHYTTARDLAIIMKEALKEPLFRQVIRTVSYTMEATNLSPERVLSSTNRLLSSSSTYFYPPCLGGKTGTTKSAGKNIVFAAEKNSRSIIVVVAGYFGPAEQLYQDAIALCEDLFNEQPLRCFLISPGSLYPVQTKLGTITAPVSQGIYYDFYPSEGDPLLSLSLKSQKISFPIRQGDLLGNWILSSPSGEQVCSIPFLAESDILPSFKQRILLIGLRILTRYKTYALILLVFWLYRKKKRSRATRTFSNPFFS